Below is a window of Staphylococcus succinus DNA.
ACAATTGGCCCATTGTTTGCAATTCCACGTACTGCTTCAACGTCTTTTGAAATGACAGTCACACCAATTGCACACACTAATAGTAATTTAGCATTATTTATATTTACAGTTATTTACTTTTTGATTGTATTATATTTATGTATCAATCCTAACAAAATGGTTGATCGCATTGGTTCGCTTTTAACACCGTTATTACTTATAACAATATTAGCAATGATTGTTAAAGGATTTGTTGATTTTGGTGGTAATGATCATAGTCAAGCTACTGATGCATTTACTTCTGGGTTTACAGGCTTTTCACAAGGCTTTACAAATGGTTACTTAACAATGGATGCAATTGCAGCTATTGCATTCTCAATGATTGTTGTAAATGCGGTGAAAGCTACTGGAATTACACATGCGAACCAAATTTTCAAACAAACGTTTATTGCAGGAATTATTGCAGCTGTTGCTTTATTATTTATATATGTTTCACTAGGCTATATTGGAAATCATATGGCAGTATCTCAAGACAAGATAGATAGTTTAACAGCAAATGATCAAAATATCGGCACTTACTTATTAACGACTGTAGCAAGTGTAGGATTTGGTACCTTGGGCAAGTATCTACTAGGTATTATTGTTGCGCTTGCATGTTTAACAACTGCATGTGGCTTAGTCGTTTCTGTCGCAGAATACTTCCATAGAATTTTCCCGAAAATCTCTTATAAAGTATATGTAGTCATTTTCACTTTAATCAGCTTTATATTAGCTAACCAAGGATTAAATTCAGTAATTACAATGTCAGTACCAGTACTAAGCATTGTTTATCCTATAGCGATTACTTCGGTATTATTGATATTAATTGCACGTTTTGTACCTACAAAACCAATCGCACAGCAAATACCGGTAGCCGTAGTAACTATCGTATCAATCTTAAGTGTCATTCATACTCAAGGTTGGATTAAAATGAGCTTTATTGATAGCTTGCCTTTAAAACAATATTCTCTTGAATGGTTCCCAATTGCAGTCGTATTCACTATAGTAGGTTATATTGTTGCTGTACTTGTGAAACATCAATCTCCAATTGTGTATGAAAAAGATTAAAAAGAAGTAGTTTATTATTTTATTTGCTGCGGTTCAGTAATATAGGCACATCACTGAAAATAAAAGTACATCTTCATTTAAAATGAGGATGTACTTTTTTCATGTGAATTATTATGAATTTGTGCATATCTGATGATAAATATGAAGGGAAACTTGTAGTTTATTAATTATAAACAAACCTATCTTGAGCCGAGAGTACTTTTATAAAAGCAGTTCAATAAATACAAAGAAAAGGATGCGTCTACTAATAAAAGTAGATGCATCCTTTTCTTTTACTGTTAAACAGTGAGTGTTCCTTATTTTTCTTTCATTTCTAGTAATTGTTGTTGTAATTCAGTTTCTAAATTATTAAGTTCTGATTCAGCTTGTTTACGTTTATTTCTACCTTGCTCTTGTATTCTAAGTGTTTGCTCAATT
It encodes the following:
- the brnQ3 gene encoding branched-chain amino acid-like transporter carrier protein BrnQ3, whose protein sequence is MNKNTWIIGFTLFAMFFGAGNLIFPPNLGLESGQYFWPSILAFALTGIGLPLLGVVVGALDKQGYIGSLNKISPKFSVIFLIIIYLTIGPLFAIPRTASTSFEMTVTPIAHTNSNLALFIFTVIYFLIVLYLCINPNKMVDRIGSLLTPLLLITILAMIVKGFVDFGGNDHSQATDAFTSGFTGFSQGFTNGYLTMDAIAAIAFSMIVVNAVKATGITHANQIFKQTFIAGIIAAVALLFIYVSLGYIGNHMAVSQDKIDSLTANDQNIGTYLLTTVASVGFGTLGKYLLGIIVALACLTTACGLVVSVAEYFHRIFPKISYKVYVVIFTLISFILANQGLNSVITMSVPVLSIVYPIAITSVLLILIARFVPTKPIAQQIPVAVVTIVSILSVIHTQGWIKMSFIDSLPLKQYSLEWFPIAVVFTIVGYIVAVLVKHQSPIVYEKD